One stretch of Candidatus Nealsonbacteria bacterium CG07_land_8_20_14_0_80_39_13 DNA includes these proteins:
- the ybeY gene encoding rRNA maturation RNase YbeY encodes MIKLKNMIEINNLTAEHIDEKLLKKIAEKVLKGEGKKASVSVAFINPKKMRELNREYRKKNKPTDVLSFSDGEKDFLGEIIICPKEVRENSKEFKSDFKKELFSCLIHGILHLLGYDHEKNEKRVEEMEKRQEHYLLQIKF; translated from the coding sequence ATGATAAAATTAAAAAATATGATAGAGATAAATAATTTGACAGCTGAACATATTGACGAAAAGCTCTTGAAGAAAATTGCCGAGAAGGTTTTAAAGGGGGAAGGAAAGAAAGCCAGCGTTTCGGTCGCTTTTATTAATCCCAAAAAAATGAGAGAATTGAATAGGGAATACAGGAAGAAAAATAAGCCGACCGACGTTTTGTCTTTTTCGGATGGAGAAAAAGATTTTCTGGGAGAAATAATAATTTGCCCGAAAGAAGTGAGGGAAAATTCCAAGGAATTTAAGTCTGATTTCAAAAAAGAATTGTTCTCCTGCCTGATCCACGGGATTCTGCATTTATTAGGCTACGATCACGAAAAAAATGAAAAACGAGTTGAAGAAATGGAGAAAAGACAAGAGCATTATCTGTTGCAAATAAAATTTTAA